One window from the genome of Corynebacterium sp. SCR221107 encodes:
- a CDS encoding Rv1476 family membrane protein: MVPESVDVAALVGELSDDQVAIDAAMNPDVAAGMGSGLKEAIAYAQAQDFGSLGFVAFDADPGQHADVRDIAQVLLDDTGLDTVIVRAPGNGAIVSDLYSRAEIEAAQQEFFATADYPAATKAFVDTITHDTVADQGIVVTLIATLVLGVVLTLSLVRRLGAPGRLAERA; encoded by the coding sequence GTGGTACCAGAGTCTGTTGATGTGGCTGCGCTCGTTGGCGAGCTTTCCGACGATCAAGTGGCGATCGATGCCGCGATGAACCCTGATGTGGCAGCAGGCATGGGATCTGGCCTGAAAGAGGCAATCGCCTACGCGCAAGCTCAAGACTTCGGTTCCCTGGGATTCGTTGCTTTTGACGCGGATCCAGGTCAGCATGCGGATGTCCGCGACATCGCCCAAGTGCTTCTCGACGACACTGGATTGGATACCGTGATCGTGCGCGCGCCCGGCAATGGGGCCATCGTCAGTGATCTGTATAGCCGGGCTGAGATTGAAGCGGCCCAACAAGAGTTCTTTGCCACCGCCGATTATCCGGCGGCGACAAAGGCCTTCGTCGACACGATCACTCACGACACCGTGGCAGATCAAGGAATCGTTGTCACCCTCATCGCCACGCTCGTTCTTGGCGTTGTCCTCACCCTGAGTCTGGTTCGCAGGCTGGGCGCTCCGGGACGCCTCGCTGAGCGCGCGTAG